The following are from one region of the Gloeomargarita lithophora Alchichica-D10 genome:
- a CDS encoding pentapeptide repeat-containing protein — protein MGRRWDVGLVSAGLVMLLVACNSTKDLQKFQTTSRCSKCQLRGANLSGQTFTTAVLTGTDLASANLSRVVLTGADLRGVNLRNANLEGANLEGANLGEADLSGANLAGANLRQANLFKAQLPGANLAKTDLRQAVLFGTNLTDTQLAQADLVGANYSDSTQFPPGFNPVSQLMERLK, from the coding sequence ATGGGTCGGCGATGGGATGTGGGTTTGGTGTCGGCGGGTTTGGTGATGCTTCTGGTAGCCTGCAACAGTACAAAAGACTTACAAAAATTCCAAACCACGAGCCGCTGTAGCAAGTGCCAGTTGCGGGGGGCTAATTTATCCGGGCAGACCTTTACCACAGCGGTACTCACCGGTACGGATTTAGCCTCGGCCAATTTGAGCCGGGTGGTGTTGACGGGGGCGGATTTACGGGGGGTCAATCTCCGCAATGCCAACCTGGAGGGAGCCAATCTGGAGGGAGCCAATTTGGGGGAGGCGGATTTAAGTGGGGCGAACTTGGCGGGGGCAAATCTGCGGCAGGCCAATCTGTTTAAGGCACAGTTGCCGGGGGCAAATCTGGCTAAAACCGACCTGCGGCAGGCGGTCTTGTTTGGCACGAATTTAACCGACACCCAACTGGCACAGGCGGACTTGGTGGGGGCGAATTACAGCGACTCGACCCAGTTTCCGCCGGGATTTAATCCGGTGAGTCAACTAATGGAGCGACTCAAGTAA
- the chlG gene encoding chlorophyll synthase ChlG: MSEAESQAQVRQMLGMKGAQVQNLPKWRLRLQLMKPITWIPLIWGVLCGSASSGGFVWQWEDVLKVLTCMLLSGPLMTGYTQTLNDFYDREIDAINEPYRPIPSGAIPLGQVIAQIWFLLLAGLGLALFLDTWSGQSWPIITTIATIGTLLAFIYSAPPLKLKQNGWLGNYALGASYITLPWCAGHALFGTLNITIVILTLFYSLAGLGIAVVNDFKSIEGDRELGLASLPVQFGVQTAAWISAGMIDLFQIGVAVYLITIGQQLYATILLLFVIPQVTFQDMYFLRDPLANDVKYQASAQPFFVLGMLVVGLALGRV, from the coding sequence ATGAGCGAAGCGGAAAGCCAAGCCCAAGTGCGGCAAATGCTGGGCATGAAGGGGGCACAGGTGCAAAACCTACCCAAATGGCGGTTGCGGTTGCAGTTGATGAAACCGATTACTTGGATTCCCTTGATTTGGGGGGTATTGTGTGGCAGTGCTTCGTCGGGGGGATTTGTGTGGCAGTGGGAAGATGTATTAAAAGTCTTGACCTGTATGTTATTGTCCGGGCCTTTGATGACCGGTTATACCCAGACGTTGAATGATTTTTATGACCGGGAAATTGATGCGATCAACGAACCCTACCGACCGATTCCGTCCGGGGCAATTCCCCTGGGGCAAGTGATCGCCCAAATTTGGTTTTTGTTACTTGCTGGTCTGGGGTTGGCTTTATTTTTGGATACCTGGTCGGGGCAGTCCTGGCCAATCATTACCACCATTGCCACGATTGGCACGTTGCTGGCGTTTATTTATTCGGCTCCCCCGTTGAAATTGAAACAAAATGGCTGGCTGGGAAACTATGCTTTGGGTGCCAGCTATATTACCTTGCCCTGGTGTGCGGGTCATGCCCTGTTTGGGACGTTGAATATCACGATTGTGATCCTGACTTTGTTCTATAGTTTGGCGGGGTTGGGGATTGCGGTGGTGAATGACTTTAAGAGCATTGAAGGGGATCGGGAATTGGGTTTGGCTTCCTTACCTGTGCAATTTGGGGTGCAAACGGCGGCCTGGATTAGTGCGGGGATGATTGATTTATTTCAAATCGGGGTGGCGGTTTATTTAATTACCATTGGGCAACAGCTTTATGCCACGATTTTGTTGCTATTTGTGATTCCCCAAGTTACCTTTCAGGATATGTATTTTTTGCGTGATCCCCTGGCGAATGATGTGAAATACCAGGCCAGTGCCCAACCCTTTTTTGTCCTGGGGATGTTGGTGGTGGGGTTAGCCCTGGGGCGGGTTTAA
- a CDS encoding Uma2 family endonuclease encodes MQSPDYFVPTSAYLEAEAKSKIRHEYIGGHIFAMAGASDVHNLIAISIISRLYAHLSGSPCRVFMSDMKVKINVQEADIFYYPDILVTCDPTDNQKLFKTKPKLIIEILSPSTEIIDRREKFLHYQSIPSLEEYILISQEEMHIEIFRPNSQGYWVKELLKSEDTLRLRSLNFDLALSEIYENGF; translated from the coding sequence ATGCAATCACCCGATTACTTTGTACCCACCAGTGCCTACTTAGAAGCCGAGGCAAAGAGTAAAATTCGCCATGAATATATTGGCGGTCACATTTTTGCGATGGCCGGTGCCAGTGATGTGCATAATCTGATTGCCATCAGTATTATCAGTCGCTTATATGCCCATTTATCAGGCAGTCCTTGTCGGGTATTCATGTCGGACATGAAAGTTAAAATCAATGTGCAAGAAGCTGATATTTTTTACTACCCGGACATTTTGGTAACCTGTGACCCCACGGATAACCAAAAATTGTTCAAAACCAAACCTAAACTAATCATAGAAATTCTCTCTCCGAGTACGGAAATAATTGACCGACGGGAAAAGTTCTTGCATTACCAAAGTATTCCCAGTTTAGAGGAGTATATTTTAATTTCCCAAGAAGAAATGCACATAGAAATTTTCCGTCCTAATTCCCAGGGCTACTGGGTCAAAGAATTATTAAAATCCGAGGATACCCTGCGCTTGCGTTCCCTGAACTTTGATCTGGCCTTGTCAGAAATATATGAAAATGGGTTTTAG